TGCAGTGTGTTCCTTCATCTGCCACGTTTCCTGTAAAGACCACGCCCCCCTGGTCTGTCCAATCCCAGCAGAGCAGGCCAAGAGGCCTCAGGGCATCGACGTCCAGAGAGGCATCGGCACCGCCTACAAGGGCTACGTCAGGGTGAGACCCCGGTGCAGTGAAACAGGACATCACATCAGTGACAGAACGACGCTCACTCATCTTCTCTCTGTCAGATTCCCAAGCCCAGCGGCGTGAAGAAGGGCTGGCAGCGAGCGTTTGCCGTCGTGTCTGACTGTAAATTGTTTCTGTACGATGTCCCAGAGGGAAAGTCCACTCAGCCTGGGGTGGTGTCCAGTCTGGTCCTGGACCTCAGGTAACCGGGTCGTCTGCCCCACAATTCGTCTGGTCCAGAGACTCTTCTTCATGTTAAAAATATTCTCGAGTTGTCTGTTTCAGAGATGAGGAGTTCTCCGTCAGCTCCGTCTTGGCGTCGGATGTGATCCACGCCACCAGGAAGGACGTCCCCTGTATATTCAGGGTAGGAGATCCATCactgtctgacctctgacctgtgaccccgTCGTCTGTCCTGAATGCAGTTGTCGTTGTCGTGATTAGGTGACGTCATCGCAGCTGATCTCGCAGCTCTGCTCGGTGTCTCTGCTGGTACTGGCAGAGAGcgaggtggagaagaggaagtgggTCCGGATCCTGGAGAGTCTGCAGAGCATCCTGACCAAGAACCTGCTGAAGAGCCGTCAGGTCCACGTTCTCCACGAGGCCTACGACGCATCGCTGCCCGTCATCAAGACCACACTGTCGGCCGCGGTGCTGGGTCAGTGTTCTGACCCGTGTTCTGACCGTTCTCTCTGAACCCCTCCCTCGTGTTGAGGATTGGTCTGGTAACGgtttagtttgttttgacaGTAGATGTGTGGTCGTCTTCCCTCTGTGCAGATCGAGAGAGGATCGCTCTGGGAACAGAAGACGGGCTGTTTGTGGTGGAGGTCACCAGAGACGGTGAGGACATCGATAAAGGTCTCGTCTCCTTCCAGTTTGAGAATCGCTCTAACTCCTCGTTGTCTCCCTGCAGTGATCGTGCGAGCAGTCGACAGTAAGAAGGTTTATCAAATAGATTTGATCCCGAAGGAGAAAATGGTCGCTCTGCTCTGCGGTCGGAACCGTCACGTTCACCTCCACCCCTGGGAGGTTCTGGAGGGCTCCGAGCCCGCCTTTGACATCAAGTTGACGGAGACCAAAGGCTGCCAGGCGCTGACCACAGGGGTCCTCCGCCCCGGAGGCCCCGCCTGCCTGCTGGCCTCAGTCAAGCGTCAGGTCAGAAAACCCACCTCTCCCTGACGACTGCTGCTTTGTACCTGtggctctggttctgttctggttctgatgctCTGCTTCTGTTTGGTTCCTCCAGGTTCAATGCTACGAGATCACTCGCGCCAAGCCCCACTACAAGAGGCTGTGGGAGGTTCAGGCTCCGGGTGCGGTGCAGTGGTTGGGGATGGTTAGGGAGCGGCTGTGCGTCGGGTATCCTTCGGGCTTCGCTCTGCTGGCCCTACAGGGGGAGTCGTCCCCCATCAGCCTGGTGAGCCCTGCTGACCCGTCGCTGGCGTTCCTAACCCAGCCGCCCCTGGACGCGCTGCACGCCCTGGAGGTCGGATCCAGTGAACTGCTGCTCTGCTTCAGTCAGCTCGGCATCTATGTGGACGGACAGGGGCGCCGGTCCCGGACCCAGGAGCTGATGTGGCCGGCCACGCCCCTCGCATGCAGTACGTCACTcctattgttattgttgttgtagtggAAGTAGGACAGGAAGTAGGACAGGTGAGCTCAGATATTGTCAGGTGGTTGTCAGGTGAGCTCAGTCAGGTGCAGGTGGGCGGGGTCTTGGTGACAGTGTATGTAAAAGGTGTGACATGTGTCCTTATCTCTCCAGGCTCTAACTCCTCCCACCTGACGGTCTACACTGAATATGGAGTGGACGTGTTTGATATTCACACCACTGAGTGGGTTCAGACCATCTCCCTCCGCAAGGTAACCAATCACAGCACACCACAGTGTGGAACCAGCTAATCAGAGTTTAGGATCAGATGTGGATGCTGtcctgtctctgtcctcagatCAGACCTCTGAATGTTGAAGGGACGTTAAACATGCTGAGCTCAGAAGCTCCACGTCTGATCTACTTCAGCAACACGTCATCAGgtaacatgtgaacatgtgaacacacatgaTCGGATACAAACACAACACTCTACCCATCTGTCtttaacctgtctgtctctacatGTCTGTCCTCAGAGGGAGACCTCACCATCCCTGACACTTCGGACCACAGCAGGAAATTGATGGTTCGAACTCGCAGCAAGAGAAAATTTCTCTTCAAGGTTCCTGAGGAGGAGCGACTTCAGCAGAGGAGGTAACTCAACAAAACATGactcatcaaaacaaaacatgactcatcacaataaaacatgactcatcaaaacaaaacatgactcaTCACAACAAAACATGACTCATCACAACAAAACATGACTCGTCAAAACAGTGacagcttttgtgttttgtgtgttgtattgtgttgtgtattgtgtgttgtgttgttttgtgttgtgtattgtgtgttgtgttgttttgtgtattgtattgtattgtattgtattgtgtggtgtattgtattgtgtgttgtgtgtccagGGAGATGCTGAGGGACCCTGAGCTCCGGTCCAAGATGATCTCTAACCCGACCAACTTTAACCACGTGGCCCACATGGGCCCAGGAGACGGGATGCAGGTTCTGATGGATCTTCCTCTGGTAACtggtcctcttcctcttcatcctcctgctcctcctcctcttcctcatgggcatgttctcctccctcacctcctgctctcttttctcaccccccccccccccccccctcccgattGTTCAGGTCGGTGATGTCACctgcctctctccttccccgtctccctcctcctcctcctcttcttcctcctcccgtcacaccctcatctctcctccctccaacTTTGAGCACGTCTATCACATGACGTCGGCATCGGCCGGCGCCTTCTTGCAGAAAGaagcctcctcttcctcctcctcccagcagagcctcctgcagccttcctcctcctcctcctctccctccatctcctctctggGAAGGGTAGGCCAgcttctctctatctccctccccctccccccgtcacCCAATCCCTCGTCGGGGccgtgctgcgttcaggtgcagCGTGATGGAtcgtcatgatgatgtcatgtgtcaGGTGAGACGGGTGATCGTCCCAGTAACAGGGTCTGTGATGTCCCGTGTcacctgaacgcagcagcagGTGTCAACAGGTGAAGGTGATCGATTGATCAATAATCTCAGTGATCAACCAATCATCTCATTGGTCATCTCCTGCTTCTGAAACTACACTTCCCATGAGGCTTAGCTCCAGAAACACTGCAGCTGGTGTTTGAGGGGGGGCAGTTATTCAGCCACAGGGGGGCGCTGcggactgtgtgtgtctttatagtgtgtgtgtgtgtgtgtgtgtgtgtgcagagtgtgaTGCCTTCCTCTCAGGATGACTCTTTGAAagataagccccgccccctgtcAAGTATCTCCCGGCAACAGAGAAGCAAGACGCAGATCACTCGCACAGCCTCAGGtaagcatgcacgcacacacacctacaaataatctttattgacaTTCTGTTCATGGGCGTCATCCAAACTGATGATATCTTTGTTTCTATTGGTTCAGATTTTGGAGGTGGAGCTTCTTCTCGTGGGCTTTCTGAACCAGAACAGGACCTGGACCGAGAGGTAACTCACCAGGTTTGTTCTGGAACCATGAAGTTaccaccagaaccagaaccatagTCAGAGTCAGAACCATAGTCAGAACCATAGTCAGAACCAGGTGTGAATAAGCTTTTACTTTTGCTGAGTTCAcataaaatctctctctctctctctctctctctccatgtgttGTGAATGTCTCTCGCCCAGCCGGACTCGGACTCCACCAGACACTCGCCCCCCTCCACCAgctccgccccccccacccctcccagCCCCAATTCGCCACACCGCAGCCGCCTCACCCTGGACAGCCTGGACTCTGAGCCctgaggccccgccccctgttTGAGCCAATCAGGCAGCGGACTGAGTCTCCAGTTACTCTTTTGATTTTATTGTGTCGGGACGAGTCTgagcttcctgctgcttttatttttgttggattttATCTGCTgggaagccccgccccctgtcATTAACCCCGCCCCTTGGTATTAACTCCGCCCCTGCCGAAAGCTGctgttttgacctttgacctttcttCTGATTGGCTCTGTGGGAGCAATCGGCTCTTCCACATCTGGACTAGACTGTGCTGAGCGTAGCGGACTGTTAGCTGCTGAGGCTAACAGGCAGGAGGTCTCACTCTGATGGAAAAACACtgtatgaatttattttacacttttcttAAGTTGCACATCGTCGTCATTCTCATCATCTTTGTTgtagaaaaaataatctttgattTTGTGTCAGTGATAATCTTTTCCTGTAGCCCCTCCTCTTGGCCCCGCcctcttgggggggggggttgtaactAAACGTGTTAGCAGCCGAACACAATAAAAGAATCTGAACAGAATCTATGtcgtgtgacctttgaccttttggacTTCCTGAGTCTGACGGTGACATGATCGAGAGTTTGTGTCATGATTAATTCAGACTCCGGGGCCTCGTCAAAGATTCATGAACCCTCTGTTGTGTCTCACAGGTGGATGAATGATTGATGAGGAGGCATGGCTCAATCTGTAAGGGGCTGggactcagccaatcagagtctAGATTtgagcagagagacagcagggccaatcagagagcagaacaTGAATCAGGTCAGAGAGGGTGGTGTGCGTGGGTGCATGTAAAAAATTGACTCGGCTGCAACTCCGActttatttaaatacaaatcTCCATGGAAACGGTGGGTTAGGGTTTGGTAATCATGGTAACCCTAACATGACTGTCTGCAgattgtgaaaaaatgtgtgaaGCATCTGTTACCATGTTGATCTACCCTGACGAGCTGTCGGGGGCTTGTGACTCGTGTGATTATGGTCTGTTATGATGACAAGGCCCTGGTTCCTTTTCTCCGGAGGATGAACCCTGGAGACACGTTCACAAGAGAAGAGTCCAGCAGAGACCTTTGATCCACTAGAGTCCATTATGAGCCGGGACCAGAAGTATCTGGTGGTCCATCAGGAACACGGAGGTTTTCCTCCTCGTTGCTCCTCGGTCGCTGCGTTCAGGTCTGACAGGGTCTTGGGGTCTGAAGATGTTTTGTTGGGCCGGGTCTCATTCTGGCTGCTGTGGGATCGTGGTCTGGTCCGGGCTCGGCCACAGACCTGCGCGAGGCCTCGGTTCAGCTCTTTGCGGATGTTGTCACTGGACAGGACGTAGAGGATCGGGTTGACGGCGCTGTTGAGGGTGGACAGTCCGAGGGAGACGGTGTACGGAGTGTACATGGTCTCCTCCAGCAGACAGGAGGCAGCATTCGGCCCAGTGAGGTGGAACATGACGGCCCGGACCAGCAGGATCAGATGGTACGGTGCGAAGCACACCAGGAACAGGACCACCACTGCCACCGCCAGCCAGCGGACACGTTCCTTCTGCTCCCGCTGCAGCCCCGTGCTGCGCTGCACGTTGGCCAAGATGCCGCGGTTGGTcacgaccagcagcagcagcgggatcAGGAAGCCGACCATGAAGCGAGCGCAGTTGAAGGCCGCCACCTTGGAACTGCTCTGACTGGGCTCGAAGCAGCGTCGGTCTCTCTCGGCGGCGTCGCCCTCGCTCATGGTGAAGACGGGGAGGTGACCGACGGCGACCAGCAGGACGATGGCGAGGGCGATGAGGACGGCGAGGCGCTGCCTCCTCAGTCCTCGGGACTCCAGGCTGTAGACCACGGCCACGTAGCGGTCGCAGGAGACGCAGCAGAGCAGGAAGATGCTGACGTACATGTTGTTGAAGAAGATGTAGCCCGTTACCTTACAGGCGGCCGAGCTCCATGGCCACACATGACCTCGGCTCACGTACGACGCCCACAGAGGCAGCGTGAGCAGGTAGGTGAGGTCGCACAGCGACAGGCTCCACAGGTAAATACCCAGAACACTGCCCCTGCTCAGCTGCTGCCACGTGAGCCCAAGGGTCAGCAGGTTCGAGGGGAGTCCGACGACAAGCACGCCGCTGTACAGGAGCACCAGAGGCAGGCGCCCGGCGTCGTACGGGGGCTCGCACGCCGTCACCACGCTCCCGTTGATCGCCACGGAAACTGTGTCCATCTCTGGAGGGTCGTGCATGATGTAATCTGATGCAGACAACCAATCAGATGACAGATCAGTTTATCTGCAggtaaacaataaaaaagtgtgAGTCTCTATGTTCTGACCAGGAAAACCCCGCCACAATAAAAGCTTCCATCCCAACTGGAACCTGCAGGTTCTGGAGCTTTGTCACGACCTGCTGCTATTGGACGATTATCAGAGTTTTCTTCTTATGTTGGACggactgataataataatctgaaggCAGGACTTTAACTTGTAACtggtaaataaaataaaattttcagCCTGAACTCCCATCATGCTCTCTGGTTTCATGAGGAACGAACtgctgtgctctgattggctgattgtcACTGTAACTTCATACCtgtcaattaaaaatgacagCAGTGTCCAATCATGTTGAAAGTGGGTGGCCCAGagctttaattatttattattgaccTCTTTATTGTTGAAATATAAAACTAACACTGACTGAGAAACATATTTATATGATTATTGTCTCGAAGAAAACTTATTGatcagctttttttaaaatgaggtTTGAGACACTGGATGTTTATAGactcaaaatatataataactaAATATCTATAACCACTAAGAATATATAGAAtcacttaaaatatataataactaAATATCTATAATCACCAGTAGAACTTCAACAACAGTGTCGATAACAATTATTACatcatatataatatttcagatATATAAAAGACATGGACACAGACACTGGAGGGAGGATAGCATGGTTTCCTTACtgtaagaataataataattattattaatataagtGAGGTAAAACTCACCGCGGTCTTGTCCATCATCCTGCTTCTTTGTTCTGATAGTGAATCAGTGAAGTGACGTGGTGACGTCCCACTGAGCGGTGCCAGGTCACGTGACGTCTGAGCATGATTTATTCATTGTCCATCTTTAATTCATGACGTCATCAGTTATTCACGGCGCTCCACTGCTGACGGAGCCGATAATCAATACTCACACGTGATCAATCTTATCCGttacaagtaaaataaaatcagtttaaagaaaaaagcaacatgATTCtgactccttcactccttcgTAGTCTCCTCCactacctccttgtctcctctccctctttgtctcattgttttaccaccatgtgacaACAGATGTTATGATTCctatgtaacagtaacttacatcgGGATCatattcatcctcttcttctacttcgaaTTGAACCATTTACGTTTGTTCATGACGCGTCAAGTTAAATATCGTGatgctaaaggagacaggaaaggaagcattgaagcacctttccagAGCACTTAGAGAAACTGAACATCATCAcgtgctgaggaaacacttcaggtcACTTCCTAAAGCAAATTTGAACAATTCGACCGCATCCCAGGTCTCCTTTGCTGCTTCCtagtctcctcctcccttcttccctttaaaagtaaaaacacgATTCAAGtccagttttaaatatttttattggtttattgtttaaataaagttttctagAGGGAATGTGTTGGTGACTGGACGTTCCTGTTGTCATGGCGACTTCACAGATCAGTTCTTCCACCGGATTTgctgcaacagaaaaagaaagtcacatgatgaagaagatgaagaagatgatgaagacctCACCTGGTTGTCAAGCAGCTCAAtgatcttcctctcctctgctgatcCTATCTCCACCTTTCCCCGGTATCCTAGTAACAGCTGTCGGTCCTTCAGGTCCCGGTACGTCTGATTGGCCCAGAAACACGTCAGTCATCGTGACATCAAATTGTTAAGAGACGGGTAGCCCCACCCTGCATGATTCTTATTGGTTAATAATATTCATGTCTCacattgatgatgatgtcgtGACATTTAAGCTTCTGTGCCAGAGAAATCCTCAGGGTGACATCATCAACCAGCGCCACGTAATCCTGCAGCAcctgttataataataataaatttcatttatagagcacttttcattgctaaaagaaatctcaaagtgctacagagtaaaaacaagataaaagaaatatttaaaaagaaaaaacatcggtagaaaaaaagttcaaaatttaggggaatgcttgtttaaagaaaaaggtttttaggaccttcttaaaagagagagtgctttgtggagccctgAGGTGGTCCCTCCTCAGACTAACCCCTTCTCCTCAtctggcccctcctcctcctcagactaacccatcctcctcctctagtccctcctcctcagactaaccccttctcctcctctggcccCTTCTCCTCAGTCTAACCTCCTCTGGCCCCTCCTCAGACTaacccatcct
This sequence is a window from Scophthalmus maximus strain ysfricsl-2021 chromosome 18, ASM2237912v1, whole genome shotgun sequence. Protein-coding genes within it:
- the gpr132b gene encoding probable G-protein coupled receptor 132b translates to MHDPPEMDTVSVAINGSVVTACEPPYDAGRLPLVLLYSGVLVVGLPSNLLTLGLTWQQLSRGSVLGIYLWSLSLCDLTYLLTLPLWASYVSRGHVWPWSSAACKVTGYIFFNNMYVSIFLLCCVSCDRYVAVVYSLESRGLRRQRLAVLIALAIVLLVAVGHLPVFTMSEGDAAERDRRCFEPSQSSSKVAAFNCARFMVGFLIPLLLLVVTNRGILANVQRSTGLQREQKERVRWLAVAVVVLFLVCFAPYHLILLVRAVMFHLTGPNAASCLLEETMYTPYTVSLGLSTLNSAVNPILYVLSSDNIRKELNRGLAQVCGRARTRPRSHSSQNETRPNKTSSDPKTLSDLNAATEEQRGGKPPCS